In Planctomycetota bacterium, a single genomic region encodes these proteins:
- the rpsM gene encoding 30S ribosomal protein S13: MPRLAGVDIPNNKKISISLRYLYGIGPKFADDVLKEANIEPEKKASDLTEDELGRISTVLDNSYLTEGALRRKVANDITRLREIQCYRGGRHRRGLPVRGQSTQSNARTRKGKKKTVAGKKGVKG; this comes from the coding sequence ATGCCCCGTCTCGCCGGCGTCGACATCCCGAATAACAAGAAGATCAGCATCTCGCTGCGCTACCTCTACGGCATCGGCCCCAAGTTCGCCGACGACGTGCTCAAGGAAGCGAACATCGAGCCCGAGAAAAAGGCCAGCGACCTTACCGAGGACGAGTTGGGCCGTATCTCGACCGTGCTCGACAACAGCTACCTGACCGAAGGTGCCCTGCGTCGCAAGGTCGCCAACGACATCACCCGGCTGCGTGAGATCCAGTGCTATCGCGGCGGTCGTCACCGGCGCGGCCTGCCCGTCCGCGGCCAGTCCACCCAATCCAACGCCCGCACCCGCAAAGGCAAGAAGAAGACCGTCGCGGGCAAGAAGGGCGTCAAGGGCTAA
- the rpsK gene encoding 30S ribosomal protein S11 — protein MAKKEGKTKKKARRGVARGVAFIKSTFNNTIVTITDPAGETISASSAGAVGFKGSRKNTPFAAGRAAERAGQEAKRHGMIEVEVKVKGPGAGREQAILNLQNAGLRVISIEDTTPMPHNGCRPPKKRRV, from the coding sequence ATGGCCAAAAAAGAAGGAAAAACCAAGAAGAAGGCCCGTCGCGGCGTAGCCCGCGGCGTCGCGTTCATCAAGTCGACGTTCAACAACACGATCGTCACCATCACCGATCCCGCCGGCGAGACCATCAGCGCGAGCAGCGCCGGTGCCGTTGGTTTCAAGGGCAGCCGCAAGAACACCCCGTTTGCTGCGGGTCGCGCCGCCGAGCGTGCCGGCCAGGAAGCCAAGCGTCACGGCATGATCGAGGTCGAGGTCAAGGTCAAGGGCCCAGGTGCCGGCCGTGAGCAGGCGATCCTGAACTTGCAGAACGCCGGCCTCCGTGTGATCAGCATCGAGGACACGACCCCGATGCCGCACAACGGCTGCCGCCCACCGAAGAAGCGCCGCGTTTGA
- a CDS encoding SMI1/KNR4 family protein codes for MGFPLPDEMVAAAERRLGRKLPSGLIAKLKPRNFCTIEVSGGSWPVFCILNTTTPETKKLTDGYDIECLTQQEYDLGCELPAGLLKIAENGCGDFLFLLPLDESHYDPAVWHWDHESQRMTKVADNIADLPVSR; via the coding sequence ATGGGGTTCCCCCTGCCAGACGAGATGGTGGCTGCGGCCGAGCGGCGCCTCGGTCGAAAGTTACCCTCGGGGCTTATCGCGAAGCTCAAGCCTAGGAATTTTTGCACGATCGAAGTCTCAGGGGGAAGTTGGCCAGTGTTCTGCATCCTCAATACGACCACCCCGGAAACCAAGAAGCTCACAGATGGTTACGACATTGAGTGCTTAACACAGCAAGAATATGACCTCGGATGTGAGTTGCCGGCGGGTTTGTTGAAGATCGCTGAAAATGGGTGTGGAGATTTCCTGTTTCTTCTACCGTTGGACGAATCACACTACGATCCCGCCGTTTGGCACTGGGATCACGAATCACAGAGGATGACGAAGGTCGCTGACAACATCGCCGACCTTCCCGTCTCCCGCTGA
- a CDS encoding DNA-directed RNA polymerase subunit alpha: MRMQWRGLELPARVELDENVSSETFGRFAAEPFERGFGTTVGNSLRRILLSSLEGAAVTQMRIKGADHEFTSLPGVLEDVTDIILNIKSLIVSLEGDEPREITVSRNTAGVVTAGEFELHPDVQIVDPDHVIATLSEDVDFELTLTVSRGRGFRSANENRDSGEEVELGIIAVDSIFSPVTRVRYNTENARVGQRTDYDKLILEVWTDGTVSPEMAVVEAAKILRKHLNPFVSYFELGEEVASAEAVSGMAESATPNVDPELEQKLNMTVQELDLSVRANNCLESARISTVREMVQQNESDLLKVRSFGKTSLKEVKKKLADMGLSLGMDLNNLPKVGEAPAVMDSFVMPDDDNDSAEASAEMSEDATE, encoded by the coding sequence ATGCGTATGCAATGGCGTGGCCTGGAACTGCCGGCCCGAGTCGAACTCGACGAAAACGTGTCCAGTGAAACGTTCGGCCGCTTCGCCGCCGAGCCGTTCGAGCGTGGCTTTGGCACCACGGTCGGCAACTCGCTCCGCCGCATTCTGTTGTCGTCGCTCGAAGGGGCGGCCGTGACGCAGATGCGGATCAAGGGGGCGGATCACGAGTTCACGTCGCTGCCCGGCGTGCTCGAGGATGTCACCGACATCATCCTGAACATCAAGTCGCTGATCGTGAGCCTCGAAGGCGACGAGCCGCGCGAGATCACCGTGAGCCGTAACACCGCGGGCGTTGTGACCGCCGGCGAGTTCGAGCTTCACCCCGACGTGCAGATCGTCGATCCCGATCACGTCATCGCGACGCTGTCCGAGGATGTCGATTTCGAGTTGACGCTGACCGTCAGCAGGGGCCGCGGCTTCCGCAGTGCCAACGAGAATCGTGACAGCGGCGAAGAGGTCGAACTGGGCATCATTGCCGTCGACTCGATCTTCTCCCCGGTCACCCGCGTCCGCTACAACACCGAGAACGCCCGCGTCGGTCAGCGGACCGACTACGACAAGCTCATCCTTGAAGTCTGGACCGACGGCACCGTCTCGCCGGAGATGGCCGTGGTCGAAGCCGCGAAGATCCTGCGTAAGCACCTCAACCCGTTCGTGAGCTACTTCGAGCTGGGCGAGGAAGTCGCCAGCGCCGAGGCGGTGAGCGGCATGGCCGAGTCCGCCACGCCGAACGTCGATCCCGAGCTCGAGCAGAAGCTGAACATGACCGTGCAGGAACTCGACCTCTCGGTCCGTGCCAACAACTGCCTCGAGTCCGCCCGCATCAGCACCGTCCGCGAGATGGTCCAGCAGAACGAGTCGGACTTGCTCAAGGTCCGCTCCTTCGGCAAAACCAGCCTCAAGGAAGTGAAGAAGAAGCTGGCCGACATGGGTCTGTCCTTGGGCATGGACCTGAACAACCTGCCGAAGGTCGGCGAAGCCCCGGCGGTGATGGACTCTTTCGTCATGCCCGACGATGACAACGACTCGGCCGAAGCATCGGCCGAGATGTCCGAGGACG